Proteins encoded within one genomic window of Brachybacterium muris:
- a CDS encoding ABC transporter permease, whose protein sequence is MIPALQRVARSVLVLLVVMTLTFAIFYLAPIDPALQMCGKPCSPEDLEAARGFMGFDQPWFVQLGTFLVAIFTGRTFGSAEVAVQCAAPCLGYSFQLHQSVTELIVDRFPVTFSIALGAVALQALFGIAAGALAARRQGGILDRTVTGVSVVAASAPAFVVGLLAVVVFALQLDLLPSGGYEPFTESPLQWARHLVLPWITLAFLNGAVYARLVRSSMIEQLGLDYARTARAAGLPERRIDRYALRNLALPLTTLIALDIGALLGGSVITERIFGLPGLGALLLDATSTADLPVIVGTTLVGSLLIVLANLCADLARPLLDRRLAATGRRTSALSDPTDPTDPDSLADPVDPTEASSPVDPTEASSPVDPTHRTTPSDPKAPTPQETSS, encoded by the coding sequence ATGATCCCCGCCCTGCAGCGTGTGGCCCGCAGCGTGTTGGTGCTGCTGGTGGTCATGACACTCACCTTCGCGATCTTCTACCTCGCCCCCATCGACCCTGCCCTGCAGATGTGCGGCAAGCCCTGCTCCCCGGAGGACCTCGAGGCCGCCCGCGGCTTCATGGGCTTCGACCAGCCGTGGTTCGTCCAGCTGGGCACCTTCCTGGTGGCGATCTTCACCGGGCGCACCTTCGGCTCGGCCGAGGTGGCCGTCCAGTGCGCCGCCCCCTGCCTGGGGTACTCCTTCCAGCTGCACCAGTCGGTGACCGAGCTGATCGTGGACCGCTTCCCGGTCACGTTCTCGATCGCCCTGGGTGCCGTCGCGCTGCAGGCACTGTTCGGGATCGCCGCCGGGGCGCTGGCCGCCCGCCGCCAGGGAGGCATCCTGGACCGCACCGTGACCGGGGTGTCCGTGGTCGCGGCCTCCGCCCCCGCCTTTGTGGTGGGCCTGCTGGCGGTGGTGGTGTTCGCCCTGCAGCTGGACCTGCTGCCCAGCGGCGGCTACGAGCCCTTCACCGAGAGCCCCCTGCAGTGGGCCCGCCACCTGGTTCTGCCCTGGATCACCCTGGCCTTCCTCAACGGCGCCGTGTACGCACGCCTGGTGCGCTCCTCGATGATCGAGCAACTGGGCCTGGACTACGCGCGCACCGCACGGGCCGCCGGCCTGCCCGAACGGCGCATCGACCGGTACGCGCTGCGGAACCTCGCACTGCCCCTGACCACCCTGATCGCCCTGGACATCGGGGCACTGCTGGGCGGCTCCGTCATCACCGAGCGGATCTTCGGCCTGCCGGGCCTGGGCGCGCTGCTGCTGGACGCGACCTCCACCGCCGACCTGCCGGTGATCGTGGGCACCACCCTGGTGGGCTCCCTGCTGATCGTCCTGGCGAACCTCTGCGCGGACCTCGCCCGCCCCCTGCTGGACCGGCGCCTCGCCGCCACCGGCAGGCGCACCTCCGCCCTGTCGGACCCGACCGATCCCACCGACCCCGACAGCCTGGCCGACCCCGTCGACCCCACCGAAGCCTCGAGCCCCGTCGACCCCACCGAAGCCTCGAGCCCCGTCGATCCCACGCATCGGACCACCCCGTCCGATCCGAAAGCCCCCACCCCTCAGGAGACATCCTCATGA
- a CDS encoding ABC transporter permease, translating into MMTTSDALPVEAAVSLDDRTARTPLWRAFLRPVPAAAAVVVAVSLLAAVFAPQLSALSGNDPFTYHPEALGPDTAPLGAFGGVSTDHWFGVEPGTGRDLFSLVVHGARVSLLVGIASTLLATVIGVVLGIVAGAVGGFVEKLVEVATDVTLGFPFLIFAIALSALFPLQAPRALLLTLVIGMFGWPGIARVVAAETRVIVRQPYVVASRVMGARLAHVLRHQVLPNVASTVIVYSCISLPGRISAEATLSFLGVGVLPPTPSWGRSIGDAISWLLVDPAFLLFPAAALFLVTFSFNILGDTLRDALDPRGAQR; encoded by the coding sequence ATGATGACGACGAGCGATGCTCTCCCGGTCGAGGCCGCGGTCTCGCTGGACGACCGCACCGCCCGGACCCCCCTCTGGCGCGCGTTCCTGCGGCCCGTCCCGGCGGCCGCTGCCGTGGTCGTCGCGGTGAGCCTGCTCGCTGCGGTGTTCGCCCCGCAGCTCAGCGCCCTGTCCGGCAACGACCCGTTCACCTACCACCCCGAGGCCCTCGGCCCCGACACCGCTCCGCTGGGCGCATTCGGCGGTGTCAGCACCGATCACTGGTTCGGGGTGGAGCCCGGCACCGGCCGCGACCTGTTCTCCCTGGTGGTCCACGGCGCCCGGGTGTCCCTGCTGGTGGGCATCGCCTCCACCTTGCTGGCCACCGTCATCGGCGTGGTCCTCGGGATCGTGGCCGGCGCCGTCGGCGGGTTCGTCGAGAAGCTCGTGGAGGTGGCCACAGACGTCACCCTGGGCTTCCCCTTCCTGATCTTCGCGATCGCCCTCAGCGCCCTGTTCCCGCTCCAGGCCCCCCGCGCCCTTCTGCTCACCCTGGTCATCGGCATGTTCGGCTGGCCGGGCATCGCCCGCGTGGTCGCCGCCGAGACCCGGGTGATCGTGCGTCAGCCGTACGTGGTGGCCTCCCGCGTGATGGGGGCACGCCTGGCCCACGTGCTGCGGCACCAGGTGCTGCCCAACGTCGCCTCCACCGTGATCGTCTACTCCTGCATCTCCCTGCCCGGCCGCATCAGCGCCGAAGCCACCCTGTCGTTCCTCGGCGTCGGCGTGCTGCCGCCCACCCCCTCCTGGGGCCGGTCGATCGGTGACGCCATCAGCTGGCTGCTGGTGGACCCCGCCTTCCTGCTGTTCCCCGCAGCGGCCCTGTTCCTGGTGACCTTCTCCTTCAACATCTTGGGCGACACCCTGCGCGACGCCCTCGACCCCCGGGGGGCACAGCGATGA
- a CDS encoding TIM barrel protein: protein MTTPDPATIPNPPSKARNPEAPYDKLTIGVCPDQWGVWFPEDEKQIPWRTALGEMAQAGFSVMETGPWGYFPKDARELQSVMDEHGFRVVAGTGWGILHKEEAWPETERTFRAIAETHAAVGAEYMVHLPPMYRDEKTWEFTDDRELTGEAWQRYVTNANELGRIMREDYGLTMVLHPHGDSHIETPEEIARVFEATDPELVSFCLDTGHIVYGGGDPVGMIDEYPERIGYVHIKAFDPDITREAHEKDWPFGEAVAKGASVRPPAGLPDMRQLVQRLAAMDKELYVICEQDLYPCDPALPLPNAIATREFLAACGLGVK, encoded by the coding sequence ATGACGACCCCCGACCCTGCCACGATCCCCAACCCGCCGTCCAAGGCCCGCAACCCCGAGGCGCCCTACGACAAGCTCACCATCGGGGTGTGCCCGGACCAGTGGGGCGTGTGGTTCCCGGAGGACGAGAAGCAGATCCCCTGGCGCACCGCCCTGGGGGAGATGGCCCAGGCGGGCTTCTCGGTGATGGAGACGGGGCCGTGGGGCTACTTCCCGAAGGACGCGCGTGAGCTGCAGTCCGTGATGGACGAGCACGGCTTCCGGGTGGTGGCCGGCACCGGGTGGGGCATCCTGCACAAGGAGGAGGCCTGGCCGGAGACCGAGCGCACCTTCCGCGCGATCGCCGAGACCCACGCTGCCGTGGGCGCGGAGTACATGGTGCACTTGCCGCCGATGTATCGCGACGAGAAGACCTGGGAGTTCACCGACGATCGGGAGCTCACCGGGGAGGCCTGGCAGCGGTATGTCACCAATGCCAACGAGCTGGGCCGGATCATGAGGGAGGACTACGGGCTGACGATGGTGCTGCACCCCCACGGGGACAGCCACATCGAGACCCCGGAGGAGATCGCCCGGGTGTTCGAGGCGACGGACCCCGAGCTGGTGAGCTTCTGCCTGGACACCGGGCACATCGTGTACGGCGGTGGGGACCCCGTCGGCATGATCGACGAGTACCCGGAGCGGATCGGCTACGTGCACATCAAGGCCTTCGACCCGGACATCACCCGGGAGGCGCACGAGAAGGACTGGCCCTTCGGCGAAGCCGTCGCCAAGGGCGCCTCGGTGCGTCCCCCCGCGGGTCTGCCGGACATGCGGCAGCTGGTGCAGCGCCTGGCGGCGATGGACAAAGAGCTGTACGTGATCTGCGAGCAGGACTTGTACCCCTGCGATCCGGCCCTGCCGCTGCCCAATGCGATCGCCACCCGTGAGTTCCTGGCCGCGTGCGGCTTGGGCGTGAAGTGA
- a CDS encoding ABC transporter substrate-binding protein, with protein sequence MTSSPRPGSSFSRSRFTRRNMLLATPVVLGTGALAACSSGGSEGSGSSGSDGGVATGGGATGGTLTIYTTGEEMSFDPATSQSLAITSLGLTARRLTAWKTSPDAPTELIPDLATDTGTPSEDGKTWTFTLQEGLKFEDGTPITAAAVKYGLERSFAPELTGGLSYHKVLLEGGEDYAGPFSGEHLDSIEAVDDLTLVLHLNRPYGDFGWVASNPAFAPVPEDSGQPETYATQPVTSGPYRVESYSPGAQAVLVRNEHWDAGTDQARAGGPDTIEFALAQDASVVAQSIIADRSDAQDSFLASFVPTAQLVQARNDPKVGDRLVTSGPGALEYLVLNTESEALKDVNIRKALQYAVDKEAYRTAKGGEISGDFATTLITPGIAGREEYNLYAEAPSGDAEEAKRLLAEAGAQDLSLRLVIRDDQTAAAESIQQALTRVGISVTIQPLDANAYQSEVTAGDGSAYDMVLSSWQPDMPSPNANLTPLFESTQIGNGNYNLARYANEEVDAALLEASSTLDADEAGAKWAAVDKRIMEDSPVVPLIYSKNSFIHGSGVENFVIGQFPAYPNYLTTTLKA encoded by the coding sequence ATGACCTCGTCGCCCCGCCCCGGTTCGTCCTTCTCCCGCTCTCGCTTCACCCGCCGGAACATGCTGCTGGCCACCCCTGTCGTGCTGGGCACCGGGGCCCTCGCCGCCTGCTCCAGCGGCGGCTCCGAGGGCTCCGGCAGCTCCGGTTCCGACGGCGGCGTAGCCACCGGCGGCGGAGCCACCGGCGGCACCCTGACCATCTACACCACCGGTGAGGAGATGAGCTTCGACCCGGCCACCAGCCAGAGCCTCGCGATCACCTCCCTGGGCCTGACCGCACGCCGGCTCACCGCCTGGAAGACCTCCCCGGACGCCCCCACCGAGCTGATCCCCGACCTCGCCACCGACACCGGCACCCCCTCCGAGGACGGGAAGACCTGGACCTTCACCCTGCAGGAGGGACTGAAGTTCGAGGACGGCACCCCCATCACCGCCGCGGCCGTGAAATACGGACTGGAGCGGTCCTTCGCCCCCGAGCTCACCGGTGGCCTCTCCTACCACAAGGTGCTGCTGGAGGGCGGCGAGGACTACGCGGGGCCGTTCTCCGGTGAGCACCTGGACTCCATCGAGGCCGTCGACGACCTCACCCTGGTGCTGCACCTGAACCGCCCCTACGGCGACTTCGGATGGGTGGCCTCCAACCCCGCCTTCGCCCCGGTCCCGGAGGACTCCGGCCAGCCGGAGACCTACGCCACCCAGCCCGTCACCAGCGGCCCCTACCGCGTGGAGTCCTACTCCCCCGGCGCCCAGGCCGTGCTGGTGCGCAACGAGCACTGGGACGCAGGCACCGACCAGGCCCGCGCCGGCGGACCCGACACCATCGAGTTCGCGCTGGCCCAGGATGCGAGCGTGGTGGCGCAGTCGATCATCGCCGACCGCTCCGACGCTCAGGACTCGTTCCTGGCCAGCTTCGTGCCCACCGCCCAGCTGGTCCAGGCCCGCAACGACCCGAAGGTGGGCGATCGCCTGGTCACCTCCGGTCCGGGTGCCCTGGAGTACCTGGTGCTGAACACCGAATCGGAGGCCCTGAAGGACGTCAACATCCGCAAGGCGCTGCAGTACGCCGTGGACAAGGAGGCGTACCGCACCGCGAAGGGCGGGGAGATCTCCGGTGACTTCGCCACCACCCTGATCACCCCGGGCATCGCCGGGCGCGAGGAGTACAACCTGTACGCCGAGGCCCCCTCCGGTGACGCCGAGGAGGCGAAGCGCCTGCTGGCCGAGGCCGGGGCACAGGACCTGTCGCTGCGCCTGGTCATCAGGGACGACCAGACCGCGGCCGCCGAGTCGATCCAGCAGGCCCTCACCCGGGTCGGGATCAGCGTGACCATCCAGCCGTTGGATGCGAACGCCTACCAGTCCGAGGTGACCGCGGGCGACGGCAGCGCCTACGACATGGTGCTCAGCTCCTGGCAGCCCGACATGCCCTCCCCCAACGCCAACCTCACCCCGCTGTTCGAGTCCACCCAGATCGGCAACGGCAACTACAACCTGGCGCGGTATGCGAACGAGGAGGTGGACGCGGCACTGCTGGAGGCCTCCTCCACCCTCGACGCCGACGAGGCCGGTGCCAAGTGGGCGGCTGTGGACAAGAGGATCATGGAGGACTCCCCCGTGGTGCCGCTGATCTACTCGAAGAACTCCTTCATCCACGGCTCGGGGGTGGAGAACTTCGTGATCGGTCAGTTCCCCGCCTACCCGAATTACCTCACCACCACCCTGAAGGCATGA
- a CDS encoding glycoside hydrolase family 88 protein, whose amino-acid sequence MSSRVRLEEMASRTRALLEAVPEGAAPYVAVDGDVAAGAVRGSRTPPWTLGFWLGQLHLTEAVLPDPAVRHRLDAEQEQLCSLVLDRGPEFDHDLGFLMILGPLADEQAGRGQGEPFGASSRYRRPLQTACEALAGRYNERGHFLRAHGWEGSGGEHIDQPGDNDGPAGRFIADTWMNLPLLLWGARAFDRPAWAQVALGHARTARELLTGADGWVLHGFEIDPATGERRGPSTIQGASPTSPWSRAQAWTVYGMELSARMLGADGHLPRGGAELWRAEAAQLAAQFLAHSLPSGVAPWDFSMPQGDRTVPDTSASAIVLAALEGWAAVGSGAATAAEGMTDRAASLDAALRPWSSPGRAGTGLLGGGCYYFPAGRGIDEPCAWGDYFWMEAAARRCGLTVPYDL is encoded by the coding sequence ATGTCCTCCCGAGTCCGGCTGGAGGAGATGGCCTCCCGCACCCGTGCTCTGCTGGAGGCGGTGCCGGAAGGCGCAGCTCCCTATGTCGCGGTCGACGGGGATGTGGCCGCCGGTGCCGTGCGAGGCTCCCGCACTCCCCCGTGGACCCTGGGGTTCTGGCTGGGGCAGCTGCACCTGACCGAGGCCGTGCTACCGGATCCGGCAGTGCGGCATCGGCTGGATGCAGAGCAGGAGCAGCTATGCTCCCTGGTGCTCGACCGTGGCCCCGAGTTCGACCACGACCTGGGCTTCCTGATGATCCTGGGGCCGCTGGCAGACGAACAGGCAGGTCGCGGGCAGGGAGAGCCCTTCGGGGCCAGCAGCCGGTACCGTCGGCCGCTCCAGACGGCCTGCGAGGCACTCGCCGGGCGCTACAACGAGCGCGGCCATTTCCTGCGGGCCCACGGCTGGGAGGGCTCCGGCGGTGAGCACATCGACCAGCCGGGCGACAACGACGGACCCGCCGGCAGGTTCATCGCCGACACCTGGATGAACCTGCCGCTGCTTCTGTGGGGAGCGCGCGCGTTCGACCGGCCCGCCTGGGCACAGGTGGCGCTGGGCCATGCGCGCACGGCGCGGGAACTGCTCACCGGGGCCGATGGCTGGGTGCTGCACGGGTTCGAGATCGACCCCGCTACCGGCGAGCGCCGCGGGCCCTCCACCATTCAGGGCGCCTCCCCCACCAGCCCCTGGTCACGCGCCCAGGCGTGGACGGTGTACGGGATGGAGCTGTCGGCACGGATGCTCGGGGCCGATGGGCACCTTCCCCGCGGCGGGGCCGAGCTGTGGCGGGCGGAGGCGGCTCAGCTCGCGGCGCAGTTCCTCGCGCACTCCCTTCCCTCCGGGGTAGCGCCGTGGGACTTCTCGATGCCGCAGGGAGATCGCACGGTGCCGGACACGTCGGCTTCGGCGATCGTGCTGGCGGCCCTCGAGGGCTGGGCCGCCGTGGGGTCGGGTGCAGCGACGGCCGCAGAAGGCATGACGGACCGGGCTGCGTCGCTCGATGCCGCTCTGCGGCCGTGGTCCTCTCCGGGGCGTGCCGGGACGGGCCTGCTGGGCGGTGGGTGCTACTACTTCCCGGCCGGCCGGGGCATCGACGAGCCCTGCGCGTGGGGCGACTACTTCTGGATGGAAGCGGCTGCGCGCCGCTGCGGCCTGACGGTGCCGTACGACCTCTGA
- a CDS encoding CoA-acylating methylmalonate-semialdehyde dehydrogenase: MYDVKNWIAGQEADGSGTTQEIFDPATGQQVGTLHLGDTATVDRAVQTAREAQKDWGLSSLSKRTQILYRMRQLMVEHTEEIAEVITREHGKTIADAKGEIARGLETLEFATSITQDLKGEFSENVSTGVDAHTMRQPLGVVAGITPFNFPAMVPFWMHPIAIATGNAFMLKPSERDPSASSIVARLYQEAGLPDGVFQVVQGGKEVVDALCAHEGISAVSFVGSTPIAKHVHDTAAATGKRVQALGGANNHAVVMPDANVEFAAGQIASGAFGSAGERCMAVPVAVTVGDVHEKFLEAIKAEAEKLVVGPGSDEKTDLPPVITPDARERVIRMTDEAEQAGATVVVDGRGLVVEGHENGNFVGPVVLTDVPRDHDTYTQEVFGPMLVVMRVDNFDEALELVNSSPFGNGTAIFTGSGHYARRYQEEVQVGMIGINVPIPTPVGYYSFGGWKDSLFGEYHAHGPEAVRFYTRQKAITTRWPHQDEHLESSMSFPTHD, encoded by the coding sequence ATGTACGACGTGAAGAACTGGATCGCAGGCCAGGAGGCCGACGGATCCGGCACCACCCAGGAGATCTTCGACCCCGCCACCGGCCAGCAGGTGGGAACCCTGCACCTGGGCGATACCGCCACCGTGGACCGCGCCGTCCAGACCGCCCGCGAGGCCCAGAAGGACTGGGGCCTCTCCTCCCTGTCCAAGCGCACCCAGATCCTGTACCGCATGCGGCAGCTGATGGTCGAGCACACCGAGGAGATCGCCGAGGTGATCACCCGCGAGCACGGCAAGACCATCGCCGACGCGAAGGGTGAGATCGCCCGTGGCCTGGAGACCCTCGAGTTCGCCACCTCCATCACCCAGGACCTCAAGGGCGAGTTCTCCGAGAACGTCTCCACCGGCGTGGACGCCCACACCATGCGCCAGCCCCTCGGTGTGGTCGCCGGGATCACCCCGTTTAACTTCCCGGCCATGGTGCCGTTCTGGATGCACCCCATCGCCATCGCCACCGGCAACGCGTTCATGCTGAAGCCCTCGGAGCGCGACCCCTCCGCCTCCAGCATCGTGGCCCGCCTGTACCAGGAGGCCGGCCTGCCCGACGGCGTGTTCCAGGTGGTCCAGGGCGGCAAGGAGGTCGTCGACGCCCTGTGCGCCCATGAGGGGATCTCCGCGGTGTCCTTCGTGGGCTCCACCCCGATCGCCAAGCACGTGCACGACACCGCCGCCGCCACCGGCAAGCGGGTCCAGGCCCTGGGCGGTGCGAACAACCACGCCGTGGTGATGCCGGATGCGAACGTCGAGTTCGCCGCCGGGCAGATCGCCTCCGGTGCCTTCGGCTCTGCCGGTGAGCGCTGCATGGCCGTCCCCGTCGCCGTTACCGTGGGCGATGTGCACGAGAAGTTCCTCGAGGCCATCAAGGCCGAGGCCGAGAAGCTGGTGGTGGGCCCCGGCTCCGACGAGAAGACCGACCTGCCGCCGGTAATCACCCCCGACGCCCGCGAGCGCGTGATCCGCATGACCGACGAGGCCGAGCAGGCCGGTGCCACCGTGGTGGTGGACGGCCGCGGCCTGGTCGTCGAGGGCCACGAGAACGGCAACTTCGTGGGCCCCGTGGTTCTCACAGACGTGCCGCGTGACCACGACACCTACACCCAGGAGGTGTTCGGCCCGATGCTGGTGGTGATGCGGGTGGACAACTTCGACGAGGCCCTCGAGCTGGTCAACTCCTCGCCCTTCGGCAACGGCACCGCGATCTTCACCGGCTCCGGGCACTACGCCCGCCGCTACCAGGAGGAGGTCCAGGTGGGCATGATCGGCATCAACGTGCCGATCCCCACCCCCGTGGGCTACTACTCCTTCGGCGGCTGGAAGGACTCCCTGTTCGGCGAGTACCACGCGCACGGCCCCGAGGCGGTGCGGTTCTACACCCGCCAGAAGGCCATCACCACCCGCTGGCCCCACCAGGACGAGCACCTGGAGAGCTCGATGAGCTTCCCGACCCACGACTGA
- a CDS encoding ATP-binding cassette domain-containing protein, translating to MSDSTHTTDVGPAQDPGPTQDPDLLALRDLRVSIAGRPILKGLDLTVRAGRITALVGESGSGKSMTALATIGLAPGSAQVTGSARLRGEELLGRSPQQMRRTRAGGIGMIFQEPGQSLSPVMKVSAVFRDVLGVREDIRSRARASERTRELLASVGLPDPDRTASSYPHELSGGELQRVVIALALSGDPALLIADEPTTALDVTVQRGVLDLLTRIVRERGIGILLITHDMGVVGEIADDVVVLEGGEVRETGTLQQVLSAPTAPYTQALLSAVPRLSHSLERAAVRSDAEQEGGAATQGDSDPSRGAAASEPPVVRVEGLSVRYHRRGGSHLALDDVGFEIDRGQIHGLVGESGSGKSTWGKALVGLVPAEARVLELDGTDSRSLSPAARRAVYARAGLVFQDPASSLNPRRTVGWSIGEPLHLAGGVARADVDRRVRHALEQVRLPASYAQRLPHELSGGQRQRVSIARALILQPSLLIADEPTSALDVTVQAHVIEVLREAIEEARFACVFISHDLAVVGSLADHVTVLRRGRAVEQGTVQQVLGSPRHEYTRALLESVPDPARRLRESGRAAA from the coding sequence ATGAGCGACAGCACCCACACGACCGACGTCGGCCCCGCGCAGGACCCCGGCCCCACGCAGGACCCGGACCTGCTGGCCCTGCGGGACCTCCGGGTCAGCATCGCCGGCAGGCCGATCCTGAAGGGCCTGGACCTCACGGTGCGCGCCGGTCGGATCACCGCCCTGGTGGGCGAGTCCGGCTCCGGGAAGTCGATGACGGCGCTGGCCACCATCGGCCTCGCACCCGGCAGTGCGCAGGTGACCGGCAGCGCCCGCCTGCGGGGCGAGGAGCTGCTGGGCAGGTCGCCCCAGCAGATGCGCCGCACCCGCGCCGGGGGCATCGGGATGATCTTCCAGGAGCCGGGGCAGTCGCTGTCACCGGTGATGAAGGTCAGCGCCGTCTTCCGCGACGTGCTCGGGGTGCGCGAGGACATCCGCTCCCGCGCACGGGCCTCTGAGCGCACCCGGGAGCTGCTGGCCTCGGTGGGCCTGCCGGACCCGGACCGCACCGCCTCCTCGTACCCGCACGAGCTCTCCGGCGGTGAGCTGCAGCGGGTGGTGATCGCGCTCGCGCTCAGCGGGGACCCGGCGCTGCTGATCGCCGACGAGCCCACCACCGCGCTCGACGTCACGGTGCAGCGCGGGGTGCTGGACCTGCTCACCCGCATCGTGCGCGAGCGCGGCATCGGGATCCTGCTGATCACGCACGACATGGGCGTGGTGGGCGAGATCGCCGACGACGTGGTGGTGCTGGAGGGCGGCGAGGTGCGCGAGACCGGCACCCTCCAGCAGGTACTCAGCGCTCCCACCGCCCCGTACACGCAGGCGCTGCTGTCGGCCGTGCCTCGACTGTCGCACAGCCTCGAGCGGGCGGCAGTGCGGTCGGACGCCGAGCAGGAGGGCGGTGCCGCCACGCAGGGCGACAGCGACCCATCCCGCGGGGCCGCAGCATCGGAGCCCCCGGTGGTGCGCGTCGAGGGCCTGTCGGTCCGGTACCACCGCCGCGGTGGGTCCCACCTGGCGCTGGACGACGTGGGCTTCGAGATCGATCGCGGGCAGATCCACGGCCTGGTGGGCGAGTCGGGCTCGGGCAAGTCCACCTGGGGGAAGGCCCTGGTGGGGCTGGTGCCGGCCGAGGCACGCGTTCTCGAACTGGACGGGACGGACTCCCGCAGCCTCTCCCCCGCGGCGCGCCGGGCGGTGTATGCGCGGGCCGGCCTGGTGTTCCAGGACCCGGCCTCGTCGCTGAACCCGCGCCGCACCGTGGGGTGGAGCATCGGCGAGCCCCTGCACCTGGCCGGCGGGGTGGCGCGCGCCGACGTGGACCGACGGGTGCGGCACGCCCTGGAGCAGGTGCGTCTGCCCGCGTCCTACGCGCAGCGGCTGCCCCATGAGCTCTCCGGCGGGCAGCGGCAGCGGGTCTCGATCGCCCGCGCGCTGATCCTGCAGCCCTCCCTGCTGATCGCCGACGAACCCACCAGCGCCCTGGACGTCACCGTGCAGGCGCACGTGATCGAGGTGTTGCGCGAGGCCATTGAGGAGGCGCGCTTCGCCTGCGTGTTCATCAGCCACGATCTCGCGGTGGTGGGTTCGCTCGCTGATCACGTGACGGTGCTGCGCCGCGGCCGGGCCGTGGAGCAGGGCACCGTGCAGCAGGTGCTGGGCAGCCCCCGGCACGAGTACACCCGGGCGCTGCTGGAGAGCGTGCCGGATCCGGCCCGCCGACTGCGCGAGAGCGGTCGAGCCGCCGCCTGA